From a single Vitis vinifera cultivar Pinot Noir 40024 chromosome 18, ASM3070453v1 genomic region:
- the LOC100258920 gene encoding histone H3.2: MARTKQTARKSTGGKAPRKQLATKAARKSAPATGGVKKPHRFRPGTVALREIRKYQKSTELLIRKLPFQRLVREIAQDFKTDLRFQSSAVAALQEAAEAYLVGLFEDTNLCAIHAKRVTIMPKDIQLARRIRGERA; this comes from the coding sequence ATGGCCAGAACCAAGCAGACTGCTCGGAAGTCCACCGGAGGCAAAGCCCCTAGGAAGCAGTTGGCCACGAAGGCCGCCAGGAAGTCGGCTCCTGCCACCGGAGGAGTCAAGAAGCCTCACCGCTTCAGGCCTGGAACGGTGGCGCTGAGGGAGATCAGGAAGTACCAGAAGAGCACGGAGCTGTTGATCCGGAAGCTTCCTTTTCAGAGGCTGGTGCGTGAGATCGCCCAGGACTTCAAGACCGATCTGAGGTTCCAGAGCAGCGCCGTGGCGGCATTGCAGGAGGCTGCCGAGGCCTACTTGGTGGGGCTGTTCGAGGACACCAATCTCTGCGCGATTCACGCCAAGAGGGTCACCATCATGCCCAAAGATATTCAGCTAGCGAGGAGGATCAGGGGCGAGAGGGCTTGA
- the LOC100253756 gene encoding protein WHAT'S THIS FACTOR 1 homolog, chloroplastic: MVTKIFLQNLNYWEPRVYPPLPFLYHVRIFSLWSMKKDPDLESSLSRNRRWIVNNQIKNIILRCPEQVAAVKFLQKKFKTLDLQGKALNWLKKYPCCFNVYLEGDEYYCQLTKRMMSLVEEEESVKDMQEPVLVERLTKLLMMSINHRLNVMKLNELKRSFGFPDDYLIRIVPKHPEMFRIVNYSGRRSAMEIELLSWNPDLGISVIESLAHSQGSDPRFSCTLPSTWVKSWERFCEFNATPYISPYLDASHLVEGSKEMEKRIVGLVHELLSLTLWKKLSIVKLGHFRREFGLPEKLNVLLLKHPGIFYVSNRYQIYTVLLREGYNGSELIDKDPLVVVKEKFGELMQEGLHEYNRRHHLMNLEKKKKKGMVLESSPKMRDKSSEMSEQDDHESNLGGLLDPEERKRFYKVLFDDAAS; this comes from the coding sequence ATGGTGACCAAAATATTCCTACAAAACCTAAATTATTGGGAACCCAGAGTGTACCCTCCACTGCCCTTTCTTTATCATGTTCGAATCTTCTCTCTGTGGTCAATGAAGAAGGACCCAGATCTTGAATCATCTCTCAGTCGAAACCGTCGATGGATTGTCAATAATCAGATCAAGAATATAATCCTTCGATGCCCTGAACAAGTAGCAGCAGTTAAGTTTCTCCAGAAAAAGTTCAAAACTCTCGATCTTCAAGGCAAAGCTCTCAATTGGCTGAAAAAATACCCCTGCTGCTTCAATGTCTATCTTGAAGGTGATGAGTACTATTGTCAACTCACAAAGCGAATGATGTCTTTGGTAGAGGAGGAAGAATCTGTGAAGGATATGCAGGAACCAGTGCTTGTGGAGCGATTAACAAAGTTGTTGATGATGAGCATAAATCATAGACTCAATGTCATGAAACTCAATGAGTTAAAGCGAAGTTTTGGATTTCCAGATGattatttgattagaattgTGCCAAAGCACCCAGAAATGTTTCGAATTGTTAATTACAGTGGGAGACGGAGTGCAATGGAGATTGAACTCTTATCCTGGAATCCTGATTTAGGCATTTCTGTAATTGAAAGCTTAGCTCACAGCCAGGGTTCTGATCCACGGTTTTCATGTACACTGCCTTCAACTTGGGTGAAATCATGGGAGAGATTTTGTGAATTTAATGCAACTCCATATATTTCACCTTATTTGGATGCCAGTCATTTAGTGGAAGGATCGAAGGAGATGGAGAAGAGGATAGTAGGTTTGGTGCATGAGTTGCTGTCATTAACCTTGTGGAAGAAATTGTCGATTGTGAAGCTAGGTCATTTTAGAAGAGAGTTTGGTTTACCAGAGAAATTGAATGTTTTGCTACTCAAACATCCTGGaatattttatgtttcaaaTAGGTACCAGATTTACACAGTTCTTCTTAGAGAAGGATATAATGGGTCAGAACTGATTGATAAGGATCCGCTTGTTGTTGTGAAGGAGAAATTTGGTGAATTGATGCAGGAGGGGCTACATGAATATAATCGGAGGCACCATTTAATGAAtttagaaaagaagaagaagaaaggcatGGTATTGGAAAGTTCACCAAAAATGAGGGACAAAAGCTCTGAAATGTCTGAACAAGATGATCATGAGAGTAATCTAGGAGGTTTATTGGACCCTGAAGAAAGAAAGCGGTTTTATAAAGTTCTGTTTGATGATGCTGCCTCCTAA